The following coding sequences are from one Candidatus Nanopelagicus hibericus window:
- the tyrS gene encoding tyrosine--tRNA ligase: MENSLLADLEWRGLIAQSTDRKELDQLLSKPTTLYLGIDPTAPSMHLGNLVVFLVLRRFQLAGHNPIALVGGATGLVGDPSGKNDERILNEEKTVSEWVAKIKKQVEKVLDFKDKKAAAKLVNNLDWTKPVSALEFLRDIGKHFSVNQMLAKDSVANRLASVGISYTEFSYQVLQSFDYLELYRRHNCKLQIGGSDQWGNIVAGLDLIRKVEGGAAHALTVPLLTKSDGSKFGKTASGAIWLDDQMTSAYEFFQFWLNSEDADLPKLLKVFSMKSRVEIEQLIESVKIDPGARQAHRELAREMTSLIHGAGMTQKVEEAAKALFGQGEISELDLPTLDAALGQLPRTTVKKGDPFPSWIELLVATGVVDSKSAARRILKEGGAYLNNKRVESEDFTPTKSDLLQGKYLLLRKGKRDLAAVEIVG; encoded by the coding sequence ATGGAGAACTCGCTTTTAGCAGACCTTGAATGGCGCGGGTTAATTGCGCAATCAACTGATCGCAAGGAGCTTGATCAGCTGTTGAGTAAACCAACCACCCTTTATCTTGGGATTGATCCCACGGCGCCTAGTATGCATCTTGGAAATTTGGTAGTTTTTTTGGTTTTGCGAAGATTTCAATTAGCGGGCCATAATCCAATTGCCTTGGTAGGCGGTGCCACTGGATTGGTAGGCGACCCTAGTGGTAAAAATGATGAGCGAATATTGAATGAAGAAAAAACTGTTTCTGAGTGGGTCGCTAAGATCAAAAAACAGGTGGAAAAAGTTTTAGATTTCAAGGACAAGAAGGCGGCTGCCAAACTAGTCAATAACCTTGATTGGACTAAGCCAGTTTCGGCATTGGAGTTTTTACGTGATATCGGGAAACATTTTTCAGTAAATCAAATGTTGGCCAAGGATTCAGTCGCAAATCGCCTAGCCTCAGTTGGTATCTCTTACACCGAGTTCTCCTACCAAGTTTTGCAATCCTTTGATTATTTGGAACTTTATCGCCGGCATAATTGCAAACTGCAAATTGGTGGCTCTGATCAATGGGGAAATATCGTGGCCGGCCTGGATCTGATCCGAAAGGTTGAAGGCGGCGCAGCCCATGCTTTAACTGTGCCGTTACTAACAAAATCTGATGGATCAAAATTTGGTAAAACTGCATCTGGTGCAATTTGGCTTGATGATCAGATGACCTCCGCCTATGAGTTCTTCCAATTCTGGCTCAACAGCGAGGATGCTGATTTGCCAAAGCTACTTAAGGTATTTTCCATGAAGAGCAGAGTTGAAATTGAGCAGTTAATTGAGAGTGTCAAAATCGATCCAGGGGCCAGACAAGCCCACCGAGAGTTAGCCAGGGAGATGACCAGTTTGATACATGGCGCTGGGATGACTCAAAAAGTTGAGGAGGCTGCCAAAGCTTTGTTTGGACAGGGTGAGATCTCAGAATTGGATCTGCCTACCTTGGATGCAGCCTTAGGGCAGTTGCCAAGAACCACGGTAAAGAAGGGGGACCCTTTTCCCTCATGGATTGAATTGCTGGTAGCCACGGGGGTGGTGGATTCCAAGTCTGCTGCTAGGCGGATTTTGAAGGAGGGTGGGGCGTATTTGAACAATAAACGGGTGGAAAGTGAGGATTTCACCCCCACAAAATCAGACCTTTTGCAGGGCAAGTACCTGCTCCTGCGTAAGGGCAAACGGGATCTAGCAGCGGTTGAAATAGTAGGCTAA
- the pheS gene encoding phenylalanine--tRNA ligase subunit alpha — MSLDQAQINRDLASALSAIASAVNLDAMKQIKIDFVGDKSPLAKANQLLASIDQSQRAEFGKLIGSARAQINQAFEKKSVELSEVRDTEVLLTERVDVTLPGRRTLKGGLHPLTILTNEINDLFIGLGYKVAEGPELESAWLNFDALNIPADHPARTMQDTFFVEPLDANLVLRTHTSPVQIRTMLDEKPPIYVICPGKTYRSDELDATHTPVFHQVEGLVVDENITMADLKGTLDFFAKSIFGENVKTRLRPSFFPFTEPSAEVDVFFNGRWIEWGGCGMVNEKVLIGCGIDTKKFSGFAFGMGLERTLMVKHGINDMHDIVEGDVRFTQSFGVGNK; from the coding sequence ATGTCTTTAGATCAAGCCCAAATAAATCGTGATTTAGCTTCTGCGCTTAGTGCAATTGCTTCAGCGGTCAATTTAGATGCGATGAAGCAAATAAAGATAGATTTTGTTGGAGATAAATCACCACTTGCGAAGGCAAATCAACTATTGGCGTCAATTGATCAATCCCAGCGAGCAGAGTTTGGAAAATTGATCGGATCGGCTCGAGCCCAAATCAATCAAGCCTTTGAAAAGAAAAGTGTTGAATTGTCTGAAGTTCGTGATACAGAAGTCTTATTAACCGAGAGAGTAGATGTAACTCTACCTGGCCGCAGAACATTAAAAGGTGGACTTCATCCTTTAACAATTTTGACCAATGAAATAAATGATTTGTTCATCGGCCTTGGATACAAGGTGGCTGAAGGACCCGAGCTGGAGTCTGCATGGCTTAATTTTGACGCTCTAAATATTCCAGCCGACCATCCAGCTCGAACAATGCAGGATACTTTTTTCGTTGAGCCGTTAGATGCAAATCTGGTTTTACGCACCCACACATCTCCGGTGCAAATTAGAACTATGCTTGATGAAAAACCCCCCATATATGTAATTTGTCCAGGGAAGACGTACCGCTCGGATGAGTTAGATGCTACCCACACGCCAGTTTTTCACCAGGTGGAGGGTTTAGTTGTTGATGAAAATATAACCATGGCAGATTTAAAGGGCACCTTGGACTTTTTTGCTAAATCTATTTTTGGTGAGAATGTTAAAACAAGATTACGCCCATCTTTTTTTCCGTTCACTGAGCCATCCGCTGAGGTAGATGTGTTTTTCAACGGCCGTTGGATTGAATGGGGCGGATGCGGAATGGTGAATGAGAAGGTTCTAATAGGTTGTGGAATTGATACTAAAAAATTCTCGGGTTTTGCATTTGGAATGGGATTAGAAAGAACCCTTATGGTCAAACATGGCATCAATGATATGCATGACATCGTTGAGGGTGATGTTCGATTCACACAAAGTTTCGGAGTTGGTAATAAATGA
- the argB gene encoding acetylglutamate kinase — protein MIVIKYGGNALPNVDSNDPVLEAIADAFLDGEQIVLVHGGGPQIDKALEEKNLVSEKIAGYRVTDSQVFEVVQSVLSGTVLRSIVNYLIGSEVNAVGLSAADGGLIRAEKFKPVVDGKQVDIGFVGQVAEVNPMILESLITEGYLPVISPVATDADGVGFNINADLVAGAIGGALRADCVIFLTDVDGIYRNWPDETSHIDEITIDELKQIAPSFSEGMIPKVAAAINAIDSGAFAVRITNGTDLAAVLDALDDQGGTLVSA, from the coding sequence ATGATCGTAATCAAATATGGTGGGAATGCGTTGCCAAATGTGGATTCCAACGATCCTGTTTTAGAAGCAATTGCTGATGCCTTTCTAGATGGTGAACAAATCGTTTTAGTTCACGGTGGCGGACCACAGATAGATAAAGCGCTTGAAGAAAAAAATCTGGTTAGTGAAAAAATTGCTGGTTATCGTGTTACAGATTCACAGGTTTTTGAGGTAGTTCAGTCAGTATTAAGCGGCACTGTATTACGATCAATAGTTAATTACTTGATTGGTAGTGAGGTTAATGCAGTGGGTTTATCAGCCGCCGATGGCGGGCTAATTAGAGCGGAAAAATTCAAGCCAGTTGTTGATGGTAAGCAGGTTGATATTGGTTTTGTTGGGCAGGTAGCTGAGGTTAATCCAATGATCTTAGAGAGTTTGATCACTGAGGGGTACTTGCCGGTGATTTCTCCAGTGGCAACTGATGCTGATGGCGTGGGATTCAACATTAACGCAGATTTAGTTGCCGGCGCTATTGGTGGTGCTTTAAGAGCTGACTGCGTAATTTTTCTAACTGATGTTGATGGTATTTATCGTAACTGGCCAGATGAAACCTCACATATTGATGAGATAACTATTGATGAATTAAAACAAATAGCGCCATCTTTTTCCGAAGGAATGATTCCAAAGGTTGCAGCGGCAATTAATGCAATTGATTCGGGAGCTTTTGCGGTCAGGATAACGAATGGTACTGATCTTGCTGCAGTGTTGGATGCTTTGGATGATCAGGGCGGAACCTTGGTGAGTGCGTAA
- a CDS encoding arginine repressor, whose product MAKVNMQSATARRALIIKLVDDELIHSQSDLVREISKHGYTMTQATASRDLEELGAVRGKDNNGIFRYQFVSSPQSVKSKGMSELISSLDSSGNLAVVKTPPGAAQLIAGNLDRAMKSGKLHSAIGTIAGDDTVLVVAKSATGGASLVREINKLLGANK is encoded by the coding sequence ATGGCAAAAGTAAATATGCAATCTGCTACAGCTCGAAGAGCGTTAATCATCAAACTAGTTGATGATGAGTTGATACATTCACAAAGTGATCTAGTAAGAGAGATTTCTAAGCATGGTTATACGATGACACAAGCAACTGCTAGTCGTGATTTAGAAGAGTTGGGCGCAGTACGTGGTAAAGACAACAACGGCATTTTTCGATATCAATTTGTATCATCCCCGCAAAGTGTCAAAAGTAAGGGGATGTCGGAGTTAATTTCATCATTGGATTCAAGTGGCAATCTTGCAGTAGTAAAAACTCCACCAGGTGCTGCCCAGCTTATTGCTGGCAATCTTGATCGCGCCATGAAATCTGGAAAACTGCATTCAGCCATTGGGACGATTGCAGGTGATGACACGGTTTTAGTGGTTGCTAAATCAGCAACAGGGGGAGCATCCCTGGTCCGTGAAATCAACAAGTTATTAGGAGCAAATAAATGA
- a CDS encoding TlyA family RNA methyltransferase → MKTRLDAELVRRGLARSRENATELIESGNVLVSGLPASKAATQVDSQISITLKGEADEFVSRGGHKLSGALNAFSKIDLTGKTALDAGASTGGFTDVLLKRGVKKVVAADVGYGQLAWQLQKDPRVKILDRVNVRTLTAAQVGEEIDLVVADLSFISLKLVLPALIAVSKPEADFLVMVKPQFEVGKEKLGAGGVVRDAQLRKEAVAAVADTAYSLGLGTLGVVASPLPGPSGNVEYFLWLHKGAPSLLEVDLVLAIERGPA, encoded by the coding sequence ATGAAAACTCGCTTAGATGCTGAGTTGGTAAGACGTGGGTTGGCGAGATCCCGGGAAAATGCGACTGAATTAATTGAATCTGGAAATGTTTTAGTATCTGGCTTGCCGGCCAGCAAAGCTGCCACTCAAGTAGATTCGCAAATCTCTATCACCTTAAAAGGTGAAGCGGATGAGTTTGTCTCTCGCGGCGGACATAAGTTATCTGGTGCGTTGAATGCTTTTTCTAAGATAGACCTAACTGGGAAAACTGCGTTAGATGCTGGTGCATCTACTGGTGGCTTTACTGATGTTTTGTTAAAACGTGGTGTGAAAAAAGTGGTGGCGGCAGATGTTGGCTACGGCCAACTTGCTTGGCAGTTGCAGAAAGACCCTAGAGTAAAAATTTTGGATCGGGTGAATGTGAGAACTTTAACTGCCGCCCAGGTAGGAGAAGAAATTGATTTAGTGGTGGCAGATCTCTCTTTTATCTCTTTGAAATTGGTATTACCAGCACTGATTGCTGTTTCTAAGCCAGAGGCGGATTTCTTAGTAATGGTCAAACCACAATTTGAGGTGGGAAAAGAAAAATTAGGGGCAGGCGGAGTGGTCAGAGATGCACAGCTGCGCAAAGAGGCGGTGGCAGCAGTTGCCGATACTGCCTACTCTTTAGGGCTGGGCACATTGGGTGTGGTGGCAAGTCCACTACCTGGACCATCAGGAAATGTGGAGTACTTCTTGTGGTTGCATAAAGGTGCGCCATCCTTATTGGAAGTAGATTTAGTTCTGGCAATTGAAAGGGGTCCGGCATGA
- the argC gene encoding N-acetyl-gamma-glutamyl-phosphate reductase, with amino-acid sequence MRYDRSMKVGVIGASGYTGGELLRLLSGHPKFNLNYIAAGNNAGELITLLHPQLTAFSGQKFSQTNTTEINSCDLVFIALPHGESAKLISQIDARVKIVDLGADFRLSNVKDWEKYYGGVHAGSWLYGLPELVNHKEIAIATKVANPGCYATAIALSIAPVLADIDTSDIVVVAASGTTGAGRSAKVNLLGSEVMNNLTSYKFGGVHQHTPEIEQILSEFAKSAVKISFTPILAPMPRGILATVTAKITTESNLDSLRSKYSHFYLKSKFVSLLPANQMPMTSAVLGSNNVQIQIAVDTHVNRIVISTAIDNLGKGAAGQAIQNANLMCDFPEDLGLHAVGVR; translated from the coding sequence ATGCGTTATGATCGTTCCATGAAAGTGGGAGTAATTGGCGCCAGTGGCTACACCGGTGGTGAGCTTTTAAGATTGCTCTCTGGACATCCAAAATTCAATCTTAACTACATAGCAGCAGGTAATAATGCAGGTGAATTAATTACGTTGCTTCATCCACAACTTACCGCTTTTTCTGGCCAGAAATTCTCACAAACTAATACAACTGAAATAAATTCTTGTGATCTAGTTTTTATAGCACTTCCGCATGGAGAATCTGCAAAATTAATCTCGCAAATAGATGCGCGGGTAAAGATTGTTGACTTGGGCGCAGATTTTAGACTTTCAAATGTGAAAGATTGGGAGAAATATTATGGGGGAGTTCATGCTGGAAGTTGGCTCTATGGTTTACCAGAACTGGTTAATCACAAAGAAATTGCCATTGCAACCAAGGTAGCAAACCCGGGTTGTTATGCAACCGCTATTGCACTTTCTATTGCTCCAGTATTAGCTGATATAGATACCTCCGACATTGTGGTGGTAGCTGCTTCAGGCACGACCGGCGCAGGACGCAGTGCAAAGGTAAACCTGTTAGGTAGTGAAGTTATGAATAATCTCACCTCCTATAAGTTTGGTGGAGTGCACCAACACACACCTGAGATCGAACAGATTCTCAGTGAGTTCGCAAAGTCAGCGGTAAAAATCTCATTTACACCGATTCTTGCGCCTATGCCAAGAGGCATACTGGCAACAGTTACCGCAAAGATAACAACCGAGAGCAATCTGGATAGTTTACGTAGTAAATACTCTCATTTTTATTTGAAGAGTAAATTCGTTTCACTATTGCCAGCGAATCAGATGCCAATGACTAGTGCAGTCTTAGGCAGTAATAACGTGCAAATACAAATTGCTGTTGATACCCATGTTAATCGAATAGTGATTTCAACCGCCATTGATAATCTTGGTAAAGGTGCTGCTGGTCAAGCAATTCAAAACGCGAATTTGATGTGTGATTTCCCAGAGGATCTAGGACTACACGCAGTAGGTGTTAGATGA
- the pheT gene encoding phenylalanine--tRNA ligase subunit beta gives MKVPLSWLSEYVKLPPKITTDQIAQAFVNVGFEVEAIDRQGQNLKGPILVGKVKSIEELPENRKPIRYVGLDLGDKQIRYVICGARNFKVNDLVVVALPGAVLPGNFAISARQTYGRLSDGMICSAKELGISDEHAGIIVLPQGEIGNDAIKLLDISDVVFDIAINPDRGYAMSVRGLARELAGSLKCKFVDPADLKISKQFKPVKTSKAVSVKIEDKTGADQIYIRTIENVNMKKPTPIWMQRRIEKCGMRSISLAVDITNYVMLELGQPLHAFDADMVVGGLRVVRAGKFKRLTTLDKVDRDLDSDNLLICDSKAPLALAGTMGGLASEVSSTTNRIALEAAHFDPISVARNSRSHKLSSEASRRIERNTDPMMAEIASARAVNLLVDLAEAKYVGSSIGGAPIKKRKLKVSIAKVSKFIGYSYSIKQVKDSLTSIGCKVSGSGDLIAIEIPTWRPDLNSMADFAEEIARLNGYQLIASRLPIGKTGGALNKMQQRKRQVAQMLANQGFSEVINYPFVSQELVDLLGFTGDRAKSFKIANPISAETPLLRTHLLPGLLTTLERNVSRGVKDLAIFEIGSVFRNTSTLNRAVMPETSRRPSAKSIDAIYSGVPKQMLFIGAVVAGEALLSNWQGKGVKFFWSDAIAKAIEIVESTGNDFEVVSSSLAPWHPGRCAEIRVGGKPIAHAGELHPRVISSLDLPERTCAFAVILSELPSAQTTKAPSIWNQPATVQDIALIVNKDVAAAEVEKALRSGAGNLLESILLFDRYDQIGEGKVSLAFTLSFRASDRTLTADEVAGYRDAAVAAAARSCGVVLRS, from the coding sequence ATGAAAGTCCCATTAAGTTGGTTGAGCGAATATGTGAAATTACCGCCAAAAATTACTACCGATCAAATTGCCCAGGCCTTTGTCAATGTTGGATTTGAAGTTGAGGCTATCGATCGGCAAGGTCAAAATTTGAAGGGGCCGATTTTAGTTGGCAAGGTAAAATCAATTGAGGAGCTTCCAGAAAATAGGAAACCTATTCGTTATGTGGGCCTTGATCTTGGCGATAAACAAATCAGGTATGTCATTTGCGGAGCAAGAAACTTCAAAGTAAATGATCTAGTTGTGGTGGCACTTCCCGGCGCTGTATTACCTGGAAATTTTGCGATTTCTGCTCGACAAACCTATGGCAGATTAAGTGATGGCATGATTTGTTCTGCCAAAGAATTGGGTATCAGCGATGAACATGCTGGCATTATTGTGTTGCCTCAAGGAGAAATCGGAAATGATGCGATCAAGCTACTTGATATATCAGATGTTGTTTTTGATATCGCAATCAATCCAGATCGAGGATATGCAATGTCGGTACGAGGTCTGGCCAGAGAATTGGCCGGTTCCTTAAAGTGTAAGTTCGTGGATCCAGCCGACCTCAAAATTTCCAAGCAATTCAAACCGGTTAAAACCAGCAAAGCGGTCTCGGTAAAGATTGAAGATAAAACTGGTGCGGATCAAATATACATTCGAACCATTGAAAATGTAAATATGAAAAAACCAACACCGATATGGATGCAACGACGGATAGAAAAATGCGGTATGCGGTCAATTTCATTGGCTGTTGATATAACTAATTATGTAATGTTGGAGTTAGGCCAACCACTGCATGCCTTTGATGCAGACATGGTGGTTGGTGGTTTACGTGTTGTGCGGGCAGGTAAATTCAAAAGATTGACCACATTAGACAAAGTAGATCGTGATTTAGATTCAGATAATTTATTGATATGTGATAGCAAAGCACCACTCGCATTGGCGGGCACTATGGGAGGCCTAGCTTCAGAGGTGTCATCTACAACAAATAGAATTGCACTTGAAGCAGCCCATTTTGATCCGATTAGCGTTGCGAGAAACTCTCGCTCACACAAACTTTCTAGTGAGGCATCACGCAGAATCGAACGAAACACTGATCCAATGATGGCTGAAATCGCTTCAGCTAGAGCGGTCAATTTGCTAGTCGATCTTGCAGAGGCAAAGTATGTGGGCAGCTCAATCGGTGGTGCGCCGATCAAGAAACGTAAATTAAAAGTTAGCATTGCAAAAGTATCTAAATTCATTGGTTACTCATACTCGATAAAGCAAGTTAAAGATTCTCTGACATCGATTGGTTGCAAGGTAAGTGGCAGCGGTGACTTGATTGCAATTGAAATCCCAACTTGGCGTCCAGATTTAAATAGCATGGCAGATTTTGCGGAAGAGATTGCTAGATTAAATGGTTATCAACTTATTGCATCTAGATTGCCAATAGGCAAAACTGGTGGCGCTCTGAATAAAATGCAACAACGTAAGCGCCAAGTTGCACAAATGTTGGCCAATCAAGGTTTTTCAGAGGTTATTAACTATCCATTTGTATCTCAGGAGTTGGTTGATTTACTGGGCTTCACAGGAGATCGAGCAAAGTCATTCAAGATTGCAAACCCTATCTCTGCCGAGACACCATTGCTGCGTACTCATTTACTACCCGGGTTACTCACTACCTTGGAGCGAAATGTGAGTAGAGGTGTGAAAGATCTTGCAATCTTTGAAATTGGATCTGTCTTTAGAAATACCTCCACATTAAATAGAGCAGTAATGCCAGAAACAAGTAGAAGGCCTTCTGCCAAGAGTATTGACGCTATTTATTCAGGGGTCCCAAAGCAGATGCTCTTTATCGGCGCAGTAGTTGCGGGTGAGGCACTCCTATCTAATTGGCAGGGCAAAGGAGTTAAATTCTTTTGGAGCGATGCGATCGCGAAAGCAATCGAAATTGTTGAATCTACCGGTAATGATTTTGAAGTTGTCAGTAGTTCGCTAGCACCTTGGCATCCAGGTAGGTGTGCAGAGATAAGAGTTGGCGGAAAGCCAATTGCGCATGCGGGTGAATTGCATCCGAGGGTGATCTCATCACTTGATCTTCCGGAGCGCACCTGTGCTTTTGCAGTGATCTTAAGTGAACTTCCAAGTGCTCAAACCACAAAAGCACCATCAATTTGGAACCAACCCGCAACTGTGCAAGATATTGCGTTAATAGTGAATAAGGATGTTGCAGCGGCTGAAGTTGAAAAAGCATTGCGTTCCGGTGCGGGCAACCTACTGGAGTCAATTTTATTGTTTGATAGATACGATCAAATTGGTGAGGGTAAAGTTTCATTAGCTTTCACGCTTTCCTTTCGGGCATCAGATCGCACCCTCACAGCTGATGAAGTAGCTGGCTATCGGGATGCTGCAGTAGCTGCGGCAGCTAGGTCCTGTGGGGTGGTATTGCGTTCTTAA
- a CDS encoding NAD kinase, translated as MSNTISSVLLVTHPTRSEALSTAVELTKLLSEKKIAVYTTIKSAGAVEFKTDTKIDLAVVLGGDGTMLRAAEIFRGKNVPILGINLGHVGFLAEIERPSLTDIAATIASGSFSIEERMSLSYQLHRGGKMIASGWALNEVLVERNDHQMIDLFVQIDHRPLSRWWCDSVICATPTGSTAYAYSAGGPVVWPEVDALVLLPLAAHALFSRPMVVSPNSEIAMDLESDSADLNADGIRRMKLEKNDRIILTSDKEDVLLAHIKSATFTDRLVAKFKLPVEGWRG; from the coding sequence ATGAGCAACACAATCAGTTCGGTTTTACTGGTCACCCACCCCACCCGCAGTGAAGCGCTCTCCACCGCAGTTGAGTTAACCAAGTTGCTAAGTGAAAAAAAGATTGCTGTTTATACAACTATTAAAAGTGCCGGCGCAGTGGAGTTTAAAACCGACACCAAGATTGATCTGGCTGTAGTTCTAGGTGGTGATGGAACTATGTTGCGGGCAGCGGAAATATTCCGTGGAAAAAATGTGCCCATTCTGGGAATCAATCTTGGTCATGTGGGCTTTTTAGCGGAGATTGAACGACCTTCATTAACAGATATCGCTGCCACTATTGCCAGCGGCTCCTTTTCGATTGAAGAGCGGATGAGTCTTAGCTATCAATTACACCGCGGTGGCAAGATGATCGCTTCTGGTTGGGCGCTAAATGAGGTTTTGGTAGAGCGTAATGATCACCAAATGATTGATCTATTTGTGCAGATTGATCACCGACCATTATCTAGATGGTGGTGTGATTCAGTTATCTGTGCAACCCCTACCGGATCAACTGCGTACGCCTACTCTGCAGGGGGTCCGGTGGTTTGGCCCGAAGTAGATGCATTGGTACTGCTACCACTTGCAGCTCATGCGCTATTTTCTAGGCCGATGGTGGTTTCCCCAAATTCTGAGATTGCAATGGACTTGGAGAGTGATTCAGCTGATTTAAATGCTGATGGAATTCGGCGAATGAAATTGGAAAAAAATGATCGAATAATTCTTACCAGCGATAAGGAAGATGTTCTGCTAGCGCATATTAAATCAGCCACCTTTACAGATCGTTTAGTTGCCAAATTTAAATTGCCAGTCGAGGGTTGGCGTGGGTAA
- the argH gene encoding argininosuccinate lyase, with translation MTLWGGRFSSGPAESVAALSRSVHFDWRLAPYEIEVNLVHLKSLVAQSVVSKEEGGKIEKALLQLATEIGSGKFTYTKADEDVHSAIERGLIEKCGPVGGAIRAGRSRNDLVITDFKLYLVDHLLEIAAQITSLVQAFNAQAERHLDLIASGFTHTQHAQPITFAQELSKHSHGLLRDVDRIFDWLDRNNFSPFGAGALAGSSLVPKPEKIASELGFAGVMPNSIDAVSDRDFAAEALFIMAMIGVHLSKVGEEFILWSSTEFGWLEIDDAYTTGSSIMPQKKNADVAELARGKSGRFIGNLTSLLVVLKAMPFAYNRDLQEDKEPVFDSVDQLLLLLPAVSGMVATANFLPAKISKTAADGFSLATEIADFLAKKQIPFATAHEIAGECVKFCEKNGITLQQLTTVQLLTIHPSLTDEVKELLDVKGAVDSRRSSMATSKNSVSTALIQLKSEITRIESEISRRRKPLSGMI, from the coding sequence ATGACACTTTGGGGTGGAAGATTTAGTAGCGGACCAGCAGAATCAGTGGCAGCTTTGTCCAGAAGTGTCCATTTTGACTGGCGTCTTGCGCCATATGAGATTGAGGTGAATCTAGTTCATCTAAAAAGTTTGGTTGCCCAATCGGTAGTGAGTAAAGAGGAGGGTGGAAAGATTGAAAAGGCCCTGCTCCAATTGGCAACTGAGATAGGTTCTGGCAAGTTCACCTATACCAAAGCCGATGAGGATGTGCACAGCGCAATTGAACGGGGCTTAATTGAAAAATGCGGCCCAGTTGGAGGCGCAATTAGGGCTGGCCGATCTAGAAACGATTTGGTAATAACTGATTTCAAACTCTATTTAGTTGATCACCTACTTGAGATTGCAGCGCAGATTACTTCGCTGGTTCAAGCCTTTAACGCTCAAGCAGAAAGGCATTTGGATTTGATCGCTTCTGGTTTCACTCATACCCAACATGCCCAGCCAATAACCTTCGCACAAGAGTTGAGCAAGCACTCTCATGGCCTGTTGCGAGATGTGGATCGAATATTTGATTGGTTGGATAGAAATAATTTCTCACCTTTTGGCGCAGGAGCACTTGCTGGTTCCTCATTGGTACCAAAACCAGAGAAGATTGCAAGTGAGTTAGGTTTTGCAGGAGTTATGCCGAACAGTATTGATGCCGTCAGTGATCGTGATTTTGCAGCAGAGGCGTTATTTATAATGGCGATGATCGGTGTTCATCTTTCTAAAGTTGGCGAGGAGTTCATTCTATGGAGCTCTACTGAGTTTGGTTGGCTGGAAATTGATGATGCATATACAACTGGCTCTTCGATAATGCCGCAAAAGAAAAATGCGGATGTAGCAGAGTTAGCTAGAGGTAAATCTGGCAGATTCATTGGAAACCTCACTAGCCTACTTGTGGTTTTGAAAGCCATGCCCTTCGCTTACAACCGAGATCTGCAAGAGGACAAGGAGCCAGTATTTGATTCAGTGGATCAATTGTTACTTCTTTTACCTGCGGTATCTGGCATGGTCGCAACTGCGAATTTTTTGCCAGCGAAAATATCTAAAACTGCTGCTGATGGTTTTTCATTAGCTACTGAGATTGCAGACTTTTTGGCGAAAAAGCAGATCCCATTTGCCACTGCCCATGAGATTGCGGGAGAGTGTGTAAAATTCTGTGAGAAAAATGGCATCACCTTGCAGCAGTTAACAACAGTGCAATTACTTACAATTCATCCATCCCTCACCGATGAGGTGAAAGAGCTCTTAGATGTGAAAGGTGCAGTAGATAGCCGAAGGTCATCGATGGCCACCTCGAAAAACTCAGTAAGCACAGCACTTATTCAGTTAAAATCTGAGATCACCCGAATCGAAAGTGAAATTTCAAGGCGTCGCAAGCCTTTATCGGGCATGATCTGA